The following proteins are co-located in the Plasmodium vinckei vinckei genome assembly, chromosome: PVVCY_11 genome:
- a CDS encoding tyrosine kinase-like protein, putative, which produces MFKNNNNNLFAFSLYGNENEVDTNDIHVKEKINNYNTTSHIISAKEFNREFLINRNCSGDNKNLTYINGNGKLINDYNENGSNANNNNDKIINNLNSNKIIMNNYDKNINLNFHMKNKSNDKIIYENMSNIENSDKAYITNNVKKFLGSFDFLNFKSKNGLPKNGKNNNTDNNNHYIGSENINPNQYNNNNNNNAYKNNDISIHYGVNNSNNNNNKYKAEKMLNHSEYEIINSISNNSSHASNVGMPNEASYNNFLLRNSNKNINSDKNIGIINNNMKLHNNMDIKDRLNNMKREKIVYDKEKKNIDGEYLAHACNYEKIKNNMYTLPKMDKNSEQVINNNQNFYGMEKNISSCVNGYGDKNKSEYPTYVPYYNYDKKKRGVEADKGQGYNIPCFYDINQDKIENRINQKNSFIIEEFEKKNQSLQNSSNGSGNFIYANALKGYNNENTYHKNSPEQNNCMHIKNMTPHNGNNNNHNLNNKNNYGANKLNAYMKIDQTDDIYGIGREYEMHNDIYESRGIPSSHFNKEKEDEQHIKRLIKASSKKMVNGNTDNCNKMMEYDDIFFNKKDIFPSNNINSQIGKENDMSHYNNNNNNIGYDNNYAKKNSNNMNNACYGNYIKEEYLIHFIKEKRKKLEEAKRKGYNNDDGQDELLIQENYINMQNGHNKNNMATSNNNYNMKNSDDDSNSSSTNSEKYRNANQNSNNNNNEIKKYIFQNNNGKRGSVDAHSIIRNHQNGNGLTGEGGPALLNGGALTNNSTKNNSKYIIHSSSDNSITCYKENCLNNENVVYDEKNKIFKTKENCNIKIYRRCLEKERMLNIPIIHLGENDIIVKHIKLYYPLKNVNIFTKISKIIFMTNANICSLYLSDKLLIDYHNIKIQSYLSKGGFGVVYKGILLKKVNKYEEMLDQSSKYTNDTHTGLDDDHNVEKENNNMIEKDEMADQNIQIKRKKMLINKQQENNDNCNNENGKDQKNGNKNLNICYNNNEREKDIENPNYEQNHFRRLYAEVMKINNKNCNNCGNYTNCSSNNNTNHSKCGFIKDKNNFQNDCQNFNLNCNADFDKVQEYVEQMDYLRNKMIEKIFETFNNQDNPLPCNNNNNEVDYNKKEYNVRMSLKEEDKSVIENILKKKKIINEEYNGNDKNCVNYSEQVNKDHNEMFANQIHEDNRYSISSNGEAKYKLLNNFSLFGSNVEKKKTNYDIEDDIKNSNIFNYPNNDKLQNIINGGDNNMYQNNEHVKKNEQYEREYISKGNGSPNQCAHSLEIKELKKTMLNFIYGNKKCDDIVIGKNCFINEAEKIINKLQSINKDLNRKYHDDIISYLLVEIYHNNIVYNNSLNFLYIKSKNIITYSLNKDYLYIFDSQNIFHYYSDKSIFKIVFIDDYKALNKYKHFTVFNVLNSDKVLKNSSVLKHEINKHKNGLNKLSIIPFSKLNMNHLVNALIFGFLKFIFNLRKKYHTIKKDCYCSLCKNAKNSNFINNIVSFTDRGSNPNEYDQNFDDDLESILLQNKINVLDEFICINTNNNDENIFSYPKNKNTTFDRNNHAPDESINEDNNNNANLIDKEKKKDSRVNDNSSIHHMVNTGDSGTKNNITNANANINTNANLNKQNVAQNYEPQLNPNKGKMINSSNQGLGDSTLLNSNNTDECKTTMILNLSKNKNNERNKEDEEEDDDGNTKNKIKNQEKKTYIQKDKLKMNCNNENKKNREGNDFEGPDNEEREVNEEEDNGNKEDEVYMQIPVAIKIHDLKDNKNLKNFLREIEIYKNLQRSNICKFYGICIKHNKLMLLLEYYAKGNLFNFLKNKNKIHKKQRLEWAMQMCSIVHELHSHNPPIINGDIKTSNILINNNMDLVMCDFGKARFKNSKLYSNFGSYRYMAPETFSCTSEVTEKIDIWSLACCIVEIFCSKYPYYNFSKNTKIRHELIVNKRTPHIPSFLPNSIKKCLQKCFSFNPEERPCAYEMYKALKKIKVVE; this is translated from the coding sequence atgtttaagaataataataataatttattcgCTTTTTCACTTTAtggaaatgaaaatgaagtGGATACAAATGATATTCatgtaaaagaaaaaataaataattataacacAACAAGCCATATTATATCCGCTAAAGAATTTAATAgagaatttttaataaatagaaATTGTTCAggagataataaaaatctgacatatataaatggcaacggaaaattaataaatgacTACAATGAAAATGGTAGTAATGCcaataacaataatgaCAAAATCATAAACAACCTTAAcagtaataaaattattatgaataattatgacaaaaatataaatcttAATTTTCacatgaaaaataaaagtaatgataaaattatttatgaaaatatgagCAACATTGAAAATTCTGATAAAGCATATATAACTaataatgttaaaaaatttttaggaagttttgattttttaaattttaaaagtaaaaatggtttaccaaaaaatggaaaaaataataatactgataataataatcattATATAGGTAGCGAAAATATTAATCCAAaccaatataataataataataataataatgcatataaaaataatgacatATCAATCCATTATGGtgttaataatagtaacaataataataataaatataaagcagaaaaaatgttaaatcATTCTgaatatgaaataataaatagtatTAGCAACAATAGTAGTCATGCCAGCAATGTTGGAATGCCAAATGAAGCTAgctataataattttcttctaagaaatagtaataaaaatattaatagtgataaaaatattggaattattaacaataatatgaaaCTTCATAACAATATGGATATAAAGGATcgattaaataatatgaaaagagaaaaaattgtttatgataaagaaaaaaaaaatattgatggAGAATACCTTGCTCATGCATgtaattatgaaaaaataaaaaataatatgtacaCACTCCCCAAAATGGATAAAAATTCTGAACAAgtcataaataataatcaaaatttttatggaatggaaaaaaatatttcatcatGTGTAAATGGATATGgcgataaaaataaatcagaATACCCAACATATGTtccatattataattatgataaaaaaaaaagaggtGTAGAAGCCGATAAAGGGCAAGGATATAATATTCCCTGTTTTTATGACATTAATCAggataaaattgaaaatagaataaatcaaaaaaatagttttataattgaagaatttgaaaaaaaaaatcaaagcCTTCAAAATAGTAGTAATGGAAGTggaaattttatatatgctaaTGCTTTAAAAGggtataataatgaaaatacatatcataaaaattcacctgaacaaaataattgtatgcacataaaaaatatgactCCCCATAATGGTAACAACAACAATCACAAccttaataataaaaataattacgGAGCAAATAAgttaaatgcatatatgaaAATCGATCAAACAGATGATATATATGGTATTGGAAGAGAATATGAAATgcataatgatatatatgaatcTCGTGGTATACCATCTAGtcattttaataaagaaaaagaagatgAACAACATATTAAAAGATTAATAAAAGCTAGCTCGAAAAAAATGGTAAATGGCAACACTGAtaattgtaataaaatgatggaatatgatgatatatttttcaataaaaaagatatatttcctagtaataatattaacagCCAAATaggaaaagaaaatgatatgtcccattataataataataataataatattggatatgataataattatgctaaaaaaaatagtaataacaTGAACAATGCATGTTAtggaaattatataaaagaagaatatttgatacattttattaaagaaaaaagaaaaaaacttGAAGAAGcaaaaagaaaaggatataataatgatgatgGTCAAgatgaattattaattcaagagaattatataaacatgCAAAATGggcataataaaaataatatggcAACTTCAAACAATAActataatatgaaaaattccGATGATGATTCAAACAGTAGTAGTACCAATagtgaaaaatatagaaatgcCAAtcaaaatagtaataacaataataatgaaataaaaaaatatatctttcaaaataataatggaaaaAGAGGTAGTGTTGATGCACATTCTATTATTAGAAATCACCAGAATGGAAATGGATTGACAGGGGAAGGAGGACCAGCATTATTAAATGGTGGAGCTCTAACAAATAATagcacaaaaaataattcaaaatatattatccaTAGTAGTAGTGATAATTCAATTACATGTTATAAAGAAAACtgtttaaataatgaaaatgttgtatatgatgaaaagaataaaatatttaaaacaaaagaaaattgtaatataaaaatatatagaagaTGTTTAGAAAAAGAAAGGATGTTAAATATTCCAATTATACATTTAggtgaaaatgatataattgtaaaacatataaaattatattatccattaaaaaatgtaaatatatttactaaaATATCTAagataatatttatgacaaatgcaaatatatgttcattatatttaagtGATAAGTTATTGATAGACtatcataatattaaaattcaATCTTATCTATCAAAAGGTGGATTTGGAGTTGTATATAAAGGaattttgttaaaaaaagtaaataaatatgaagaaaTGCTTGATCAAAGTTCAAAATATACCAACGATACACATACCGGATTAGATGATGATCATAAtgttgaaaaagaaaataataatatgattgAAAAGGATGAGATGGCTGACcaaaatattcaaattaaaagaaaaaaaatgcttataaataagcaacaagaaaataatgacaattgtaataatgaaaatggtAAAGATCagaaaaatggaaataaaaatttaaacatttgctataataataatgaaagaGAAAAGGACATAGAAAATCCAAATTATGAGCAAAATCATTTCCGTCGCTTATATGCTGAagtaatgaaaattaataataaaaattgtaataattgTGGTAACTATACAAATTGTAGttctaataataatactaatCATAGTAAATGTGGatttataaaagataaaaataattttcaaaatgattgtcaaaattttaatttaaattgtaATGCTGATTTTGATAAAGTACAAGAATATGTAGAACAAATGGATTATCTACGAAATAAAATGATCGAGAAAATTTTTGAAACATTCAATAATCAAGATAACCCACTTCCatgcaataataataataatgaagttgactataataaaaaggagTATAACGTGAGAATGAGTTTAAAAGAAGAAGATAAATCAGTGAtcgaaaatattttgaaaaaaaaaaaaataataaatgaagaatataatggaaatgataaaaattgtgTAAATTATTCTGAGCAAGTTAATAAAGATCATAATGAAATGTTTGCAAATCAAATACATGAAGACAATAGATATAGTATAAGTAGTAATGGTGAagcaaaatataaattattaaataatttctcTTTATTTGGTAGtaatgtagaaaaaaaaaaaacaaattatgatatagaagatgatataaaaaattcaaacaTTTTCAACTATCCCAATAATGATAagttacaaaatataatcaaCGGTggagataataatatgtatcaaaataatgagcatgtaaaaaaaaatgaacaataTGAGCgtgaatatatatctaaAGGGAATGGATCACCAAACCAATGTGCTCATTCattagaaataaaagaattaaaaaaaacaatgttaaattttatatatggaaataaaaaatgtgatgATATAGTTATaggaaaaaattgttttattaatgaagcagaaaaaataataaataaattacaaagtataaataaagatttaaatagaaaatatcATGATGATATTATATCCTATTTATTAGttgaaatatatcataataatattgtatataataatagtttaaattttttatatataaaaagtaaaaatataataacctattcattaaataaagattatttatatatatttgatagccaaaatatatttcattattatagtgataaatcaatatttaaaattgtatttattgATGATTATAAAGCATTAAATAAGTATAAGCATTTTACAGtttttaatgttttaaatagtgataaagttttaaaaaattcatcaGTACTAAAacatgaaataaataaacacaAAAATGGATTGAACAAATTATCCATTATACCATTTagtaaattaaatatgaaCCATTTAGTTAATGCTTTAATTTTTggatttttaaaatttattttcaatttaagaaaaaaatatcataccataaaaaaagattgTTATTGCtcattatgtaaaaatgcaaaaaattcaaattttataaacaatattGTATCGTTTACTGATCGTGGATCAAACCCTAATGAATATGATCAAAACTTTGATGACGACTTAGAAAGcattttattacaaaacaaaattaatgtattagatgaatttatttgtattaacactaataataatgatgaaaatattttttcatatccaaaaaataaaaatacaacatTTGATCGGAACAATCATGCCCCTGATGAATCCATCAatgaagataataataataatgctaATCTAAttgataaagaaaaaaaaaaagattcaAGAGTAAATGATAATAGTAGTATTCATCATATGGTAAATACAGGTGATAGTGGCaccaaaaataatattacaaatgcaaatgcaaatataaatactaaTGCCAActtaaataaacaaaatgtaGCACAAAATTATGAACCACAATTAAATCCAAATAAAGgcaaaatgataaattcAAGTAATCAGGGTTTAGGAGATAGtacattattaaattcaaataatacCGATGAATGCAAAACAACTatgattttaaatttatcaaaaaataaaaataatgaaagaaataaaGAAGACGAGGAAGAAGATGATGATggtaatacaaaaaataaaataaaaaatcaggaaaaaaaaacatatattcaaaaagataaattaaaaatgaattgtaataatgaaaataaaaaaaatagagaaGGAAATGATTTTGAAGGACCAGATAATGAAGAAAGAGAAGtaaatgaagaagaagataATGGTAACAAAGAAGATGAAGTTTATATGCAAATACCTGTTGCTATTAAAATTCATGACttaaaagataataaaaatttaaaaaactttttaagagaaatagaaatatataaaaatttacaaaggtctaatatatgtaaattttatggtatatgtataaaacataataaattaatgttattattaGAATATTATGCAAAAGGAAATCTatttaactttttaaaaaataaaaataaaattcataaaaaacaaagatTAGAATGGGCAATGCAAATGTGCTCTATAGTACATGAATTACATTCACATAATCCCCCAATTATTAATGGAGATATTAAAAcatcaaatattttaataaataataatatggatTTAGTAATGTGTGATTTTGGAAAAGCAcgatttaaaaattcaaaactTTATAGTAATTTTGGTTCATACAGATATATGGCTCCTGAAACTTTTAGTTGTACATCCGAAGTTACtgaaaaaattgatatatGGAGTTTAGCTTGTTGTATTgttgaaatattttgtagtaaatatccatattataatttttcaaaaaatactaAAATACGTCATGAATTAATAGTTAATAAAAGAACTCCACATATTCCAAGCTTTTTACCAaattctataaaaaaatgtttacaAAAATGTTTCAGCTTTAACCCAGAAGAACGTCCATGTGCTTATGAAATGTACAAAgcactaaaaaaaattaaggtTGTTGAATAG